In Sphaeramia orbicularis chromosome 12, fSphaOr1.1, whole genome shotgun sequence, the following proteins share a genomic window:
- the LOC115429436 gene encoding zinc finger protein 17-like isoform X3 — MDSGVLTAISKGDPLPLASLHLLVPPFQLISASMWQVLKNQDVINYWKVAEFVSLVVDMVPELLMYKHRTQLNLGLRAKYILELCRSEQHVEPDFILSHLEKISPQHTAVTDMKESEEEEAAAHFLELIQTLLKNTDDRRDFFLEVFPAEFGPQYEGDLQMLFWEFLCRLGQLLPVPDLEQTISWLGGESSVLKDGVYSVFEPTHMKNLLQHHKHLGHLEQHVPPSSMGNSILSSLSAAHSNRQTKPSDCESDPLQGLSEDTQPVTFVDDVAVEIITVTDYAEVELGANTDIEVVIGENFERTDSSTAAEHTLVVLPEEMTRNGEEGDAAEEKPLSGLTNTFHPEVKDDSLSSQNKISLGPHDCPDCEKKFKFASSLIAHRVIHTGERPHQCNECGRCFSFRQSLDRHRHTHKTGRRYDCIICGESFLSLSARTEHKQMHMKDGVYTCQQCHKKFSWELALARHIKTHIEQNANKSTEESEEGKEVVLTEENVVKALAPSETDCKVQADDTEVQRKECCISGTGGMAPQLVNEVISLVKVRTSGRKRKPTMKIQVINLQKSITSKRKMELAKTNPPVLKPLPFNSAEHSYGTPMVSPKEGEGSVTEDSSAAFSCPKCSYFHPEEEHVQQHIDKAHSAEAEDDKSSIQALTDEDGRFGCPDCDKSFKFQSLLKAHQRIHTGEQPFLCSQCGRRFSFKQSLERHKQTHKSGRKFECLICGEFFKSLVAQREHKSTHMENGEYLCSECGRAFAWKSALVRHLKTHGEDTDKAERLYKCPHCEQGFSCASYLSRHLQTHQEEKVHTCNCGKSFAYRAALTAHQRIHQKERPHVCAQCGKGFLYRGGLLSHMKIHSQEMPFMCSFCGKSFKRERNMKKHERCHTRENVFSCSQCDKSFVYKATLIRHELTHSGERPYLCSDCGKGFFSHAELLKHERFHTGHKPFQCPHCGKKFTQSCYLTIHLRYHTGVRPYSCSECDKSFLSANRLKRHQRTHSGEKPYLCVECGKGFRQSYHLKMHQRTHAIKLT; from the exons ATGGACTCGGGTGTCCTCACGGCCATTTCGAAAG GAGACCCTCTACCTCTGGCCTCACTGCACCTCCTGGTTCCTCCTTTTCAGCTAATATCAGCTTCCATGTGGCAAGTTCTGAAGAATCAAGATGTCATTAACTACTGGAAAGTGGCTGAATTTGTCTCTCTGGTGGTGGACATGGTCCCAGAGCTGCTCATGTACAAACACAGGACACAACTTAACCTGGGTTTAAGAGCAAAG TATATTCTTGAATTGTGTCGAAGTGAACAACATGTGGAACCTGACTTCATCCTATCTCACCTGGAAAAGATCAGTCCACAACATACAGCTGTGACAGAT ATGAAAGAATCAGAGGAGGAAGAAGCAGCAGCTCACTTTCTGGAGTTGATTCAGACTCTCCTAAAAAACACAGATGACAGACGAGACTTTTTCTTG GAGGTCTTCCCAGCAGAGTTTGGACCACAATATGAAGGTGATCTGCAGATGCTGTTTTGGGAGTTTCTCTGTCGACTAGGTCAGCTGTTGCCAGTTCCTGATCTTGAACAG ACTATTTCTTGGCTTGGAGGTGAATCCTCTGTCCTGAAGGATGGTGTATATTCTGTGTTTGAACCCACACACATGAAGAATTTGCTCCAGCACCACAAACACCTTGGACATTTGGAGCAGCATG TTCCTCCCTCCAGCATGGGAAACAGCATCCTGTCTTCTCTCTCTGCAGCTCActccaacagacagacaaaaccttCAGACTGCGAGTCAGATCCACTGCAGGGCCTCAGTGAGGACACACAACCTGTAACATTTGTAGATGATGTAGCAGTTGAAATCATCACAGTGACAGATTATGCAGAGGTAGAACTTGGTGCAAACACTGACATAGAAGTGGTGATAGGGGAAAATTTCGAGAGAACCGATTCTAGCACAGCAGCTGAGCACACATTGGTAGTGCTTCCTGAAGAGATGACCAGGAATGGGGAAGAAGGTGATGCTGCAGAGGAAAAACCATTAAGTGGTCTGACAAATACTTTCCACCCAGAGGTGAAGGATGACTCCCTGTCATCACAAAACAAAATCTCTTTGGGACCACACGACTGCCCAGACTGTGAAAAGAAATTCAAGTTTGCCTCTTCGCTAATTGCCCACAGGGTTATTCACACAGGTGAACGCCCCCACCAGTGCAATGAGTGTGGCCGCTGTTTTTCCTTCAGGCAGTCTCTTGACAGGCACAGACACACTCACAAAACAGGGCGTAGGTATGATTGCATTATATGTGGAGAATCCTTCCTCTCCCTGTCAGCCCGCACAGAGCACAAGCAAATGCACATGAAAGATGGAGTCTACACATGCCAACAGTGCCATAAGAAATTCAGCTGGGAGCTGGCACTTGCGAGACACATAAAAACTCACATAGAGCAAAATGCAAACAAGTCCACAGAGGAGAGTGAAGAGGGAAAAGAGGTGGTTTTGACTGAAGAAAATGTAGTCAAAGCTCTTGCACCTTCAGAAACTGACTGTAAGGTACAGGCAGATGATACAGAGGTACAGAGAAAGGAGTGTTGCATCTCGGGGACTGGAGGAATGGCCCCTCAACTTGTCAATGAAGTCATTTCCTTGGTCAAGGTTCGCACAAGTGGTCGCAAACGCAAACCAACCATGAAGATCCAAGTAATAAATTTGCAAAAGAGCATCACCAGTAAGAGAAAGATGGAACTGGCCAAAACAAACCCACCTGTGCTGAAACCATTACCTTTTAATAG TGCAGAGCATTCCTATGGTACTCCCATGGTCTCACCAAAGGAAGG tgAAGGTTCCGTGACTGAAGACTCATCTGCTGCGTTTTCCTGTCCTAAGTGCTcctatttccatccagaggaagAGCATGTCCAGCAGCATATTGACAAGGCCcactctgctgaggctgaggaTGACAAATCATCCATACAGGCCCTTACAGATGAAGACGGACGTTTCGGTTGTCCTGACTGTGACAAAAGCTTCAAGTTTCAGTCTTTACTCAAAGCCCATCAGCGTATCCACACAGGTGAGCAGCCGTTCCTCtgctcccagtgtggacggcgtTTCTCTTTCAAACAGTCACTGGAGAGGCACAAGCAGACGCACAAGTCAGGACGCAAGTTTGAGTGTTTGATCTGTGGGGAGTTCTTCAAGTCCCTGGTGGCTCAGAGGGAGCATAAGAGCACCCACATGGAGAACGGTGAGTACCTATGTTCCGAGTGTGGCCGGGCCTTCGCGTGGAAGTCTGCATTAGTGAGGCACCTGAAGACTCACGGTGAAGACACTGACAAGGCAGAGCGTTTGTACAAATGCCCGCACTGTGAGCAGGGCTTCAGCTGTGCCAGCTACCTCAGCAGGCATCTCCAGACTCATCAGGAAGAAAAAGTGCACACATGCAACTGTGGAAAGAGTTTTGCCTACCGAGCTGCTCTCACAGCACACCAACGCATCCATCAAAAAGAGCGGCCTCATGTTTGCGCACAATGTGGCAAAGGATTCCTCTACCGGGGCGGTCTGCTGAGCCACATGAAGATACATTCACAGGAAATGCCCTTCATGTGTTCCTTCTGTGGCAAGAGCTTCAAGAGAGAACGCAACATGAAGAAGCATGAGCGTTGCCACACCAGGGAAAACGTCTTTAGCTGCTCGCAGTGTGACAAAAGTTTTGTCTACAAGGCAACGTTAATCAGACATGAGCTGACACATTCAGGTGAGAGGCCTTACCTCTGCTCCGACTGTGGGAAAGGCTTTTTTTCCCATGCTGAACTTCTGAAGCATGAACGTTTCCACACTGGCCACAAGCCTTTCCAGTGCCCCCACTGTGGCAAGAAGTTCACTCAGTCCTGCTACCTAACCATCCACCTGCGCTACCACACTGGAGTCCGCCCATACTCCTGCTCTGAGTGTGACAAGAGCTTCCTTAGTGCCAACCGCCTGAAAAGACACCAAAGAACACATTCAGGTGAAAAACCATACCTGTGTGTAGAATGTGGCAAAGGGTTCCGGCAGTCCTATCATCTCAAAATGCATCAAAGGACACATGCCATAAAGCTAACATAA
- the LOC115429436 gene encoding zinc finger protein 184-like isoform X4, translated as MWQVLKNQDVINYWKVAEFVSLVVDMVPELLMYKHRTQLNLGLRAKYILELCRSEQHVEPDFILSHLEKISPQHTAVTDMKESEEEEAAAHFLELIQTLLKNTDDRRDFFLEVFPAEFGPQYEGDLQMLFWEFLCRLGQLLPVPDLEQTISWLGGESSVLKDGVYSVFEPTHMKNLLQHHKHLGHLEQHVPPSSMGNSILSSLSAAHSNRQTKPSDCESDPLQGLSEDTQPVTFVDDVAVEIITVTDYAEVELGANTDIEVVIGENFERTDSSTAAEHTLVVLPEEMTRNGEEGDAAEEKPLSGLTNTFHPEVKDDSLSSQNKISLGPHDCPDCEKKFKFASSLIAHRVIHTGERPHQCNECGRCFSFRQSLDRHRHTHKTGRRYDCIICGESFLSLSARTEHKQMHMKDGVYTCQQCHKKFSWELALARHIKTHIEQNANKSTEESEEGKEVVLTEENVVKALAPSETDCKVQADDTEVQRKECCISGTGGMAPQLVNEVISLVKVRTSGRKRKPTMKIQVINLQKSITSKRKMELAKTNPPVLKPLPFNSAEHSYGTPMVSPKEGDEGSVTEDSSAAFSCPKCSYFHPEEEHVQQHIDKAHSAEAEDDKSSIQALTDEDGRFGCPDCDKSFKFQSLLKAHQRIHTGEQPFLCSQCGRRFSFKQSLERHKQTHKSGRKFECLICGEFFKSLVAQREHKSTHMENGEYLCSECGRAFAWKSALVRHLKTHGEDTDKAERLYKCPHCEQGFSCASYLSRHLQTHQEEKVHTCNCGKSFAYRAALTAHQRIHQKERPHVCAQCGKGFLYRGGLLSHMKIHSQEMPFMCSFCGKSFKRERNMKKHERCHTRENVFSCSQCDKSFVYKATLIRHELTHSGERPYLCSDCGKGFFSHAELLKHERFHTGHKPFQCPHCGKKFTQSCYLTIHLRYHTGVRPYSCSECDKSFLSANRLKRHQRTHSGEKPYLCVECGKGFRQSYHLKMHQRTHAIKLT; from the exons ATGTGGCAAGTTCTGAAGAATCAAGATGTCATTAACTACTGGAAAGTGGCTGAATTTGTCTCTCTGGTGGTGGACATGGTCCCAGAGCTGCTCATGTACAAACACAGGACACAACTTAACCTGGGTTTAAGAGCAAAG TATATTCTTGAATTGTGTCGAAGTGAACAACATGTGGAACCTGACTTCATCCTATCTCACCTGGAAAAGATCAGTCCACAACATACAGCTGTGACAGAT ATGAAAGAATCAGAGGAGGAAGAAGCAGCAGCTCACTTTCTGGAGTTGATTCAGACTCTCCTAAAAAACACAGATGACAGACGAGACTTTTTCTTG GAGGTCTTCCCAGCAGAGTTTGGACCACAATATGAAGGTGATCTGCAGATGCTGTTTTGGGAGTTTCTCTGTCGACTAGGTCAGCTGTTGCCAGTTCCTGATCTTGAACAG ACTATTTCTTGGCTTGGAGGTGAATCCTCTGTCCTGAAGGATGGTGTATATTCTGTGTTTGAACCCACACACATGAAGAATTTGCTCCAGCACCACAAACACCTTGGACATTTGGAGCAGCATG TTCCTCCCTCCAGCATGGGAAACAGCATCCTGTCTTCTCTCTCTGCAGCTCActccaacagacagacaaaaccttCAGACTGCGAGTCAGATCCACTGCAGGGCCTCAGTGAGGACACACAACCTGTAACATTTGTAGATGATGTAGCAGTTGAAATCATCACAGTGACAGATTATGCAGAGGTAGAACTTGGTGCAAACACTGACATAGAAGTGGTGATAGGGGAAAATTTCGAGAGAACCGATTCTAGCACAGCAGCTGAGCACACATTGGTAGTGCTTCCTGAAGAGATGACCAGGAATGGGGAAGAAGGTGATGCTGCAGAGGAAAAACCATTAAGTGGTCTGACAAATACTTTCCACCCAGAGGTGAAGGATGACTCCCTGTCATCACAAAACAAAATCTCTTTGGGACCACACGACTGCCCAGACTGTGAAAAGAAATTCAAGTTTGCCTCTTCGCTAATTGCCCACAGGGTTATTCACACAGGTGAACGCCCCCACCAGTGCAATGAGTGTGGCCGCTGTTTTTCCTTCAGGCAGTCTCTTGACAGGCACAGACACACTCACAAAACAGGGCGTAGGTATGATTGCATTATATGTGGAGAATCCTTCCTCTCCCTGTCAGCCCGCACAGAGCACAAGCAAATGCACATGAAAGATGGAGTCTACACATGCCAACAGTGCCATAAGAAATTCAGCTGGGAGCTGGCACTTGCGAGACACATAAAAACTCACATAGAGCAAAATGCAAACAAGTCCACAGAGGAGAGTGAAGAGGGAAAAGAGGTGGTTTTGACTGAAGAAAATGTAGTCAAAGCTCTTGCACCTTCAGAAACTGACTGTAAGGTACAGGCAGATGATACAGAGGTACAGAGAAAGGAGTGTTGCATCTCGGGGACTGGAGGAATGGCCCCTCAACTTGTCAATGAAGTCATTTCCTTGGTCAAGGTTCGCACAAGTGGTCGCAAACGCAAACCAACCATGAAGATCCAAGTAATAAATTTGCAAAAGAGCATCACCAGTAAGAGAAAGATGGAACTGGCCAAAACAAACCCACCTGTGCTGAAACCATTACCTTTTAATAG TGCAGAGCATTCCTATGGTACTCCCATGGTCTCACCAAAGGAAGGTGATGAAG GTTCCGTGACTGAAGACTCATCTGCTGCGTTTTCCTGTCCTAAGTGCTcctatttccatccagaggaagAGCATGTCCAGCAGCATATTGACAAGGCCcactctgctgaggctgaggaTGACAAATCATCCATACAGGCCCTTACAGATGAAGACGGACGTTTCGGTTGTCCTGACTGTGACAAAAGCTTCAAGTTTCAGTCTTTACTCAAAGCCCATCAGCGTATCCACACAGGTGAGCAGCCGTTCCTCtgctcccagtgtggacggcgtTTCTCTTTCAAACAGTCACTGGAGAGGCACAAGCAGACGCACAAGTCAGGACGCAAGTTTGAGTGTTTGATCTGTGGGGAGTTCTTCAAGTCCCTGGTGGCTCAGAGGGAGCATAAGAGCACCCACATGGAGAACGGTGAGTACCTATGTTCCGAGTGTGGCCGGGCCTTCGCGTGGAAGTCTGCATTAGTGAGGCACCTGAAGACTCACGGTGAAGACACTGACAAGGCAGAGCGTTTGTACAAATGCCCGCACTGTGAGCAGGGCTTCAGCTGTGCCAGCTACCTCAGCAGGCATCTCCAGACTCATCAGGAAGAAAAAGTGCACACATGCAACTGTGGAAAGAGTTTTGCCTACCGAGCTGCTCTCACAGCACACCAACGCATCCATCAAAAAGAGCGGCCTCATGTTTGCGCACAATGTGGCAAAGGATTCCTCTACCGGGGCGGTCTGCTGAGCCACATGAAGATACATTCACAGGAAATGCCCTTCATGTGTTCCTTCTGTGGCAAGAGCTTCAAGAGAGAACGCAACATGAAGAAGCATGAGCGTTGCCACACCAGGGAAAACGTCTTTAGCTGCTCGCAGTGTGACAAAAGTTTTGTCTACAAGGCAACGTTAATCAGACATGAGCTGACACATTCAGGTGAGAGGCCTTACCTCTGCTCCGACTGTGGGAAAGGCTTTTTTTCCCATGCTGAACTTCTGAAGCATGAACGTTTCCACACTGGCCACAAGCCTTTCCAGTGCCCCCACTGTGGCAAGAAGTTCACTCAGTCCTGCTACCTAACCATCCACCTGCGCTACCACACTGGAGTCCGCCCATACTCCTGCTCTGAGTGTGACAAGAGCTTCCTTAGTGCCAACCGCCTGAAAAGACACCAAAGAACACATTCAGGTGAAAAACCATACCTGTGTGTAGAATGTGGCAAAGGGTTCCGGCAGTCCTATCATCTCAAAATGCATCAAAGGACACATGCCATAAAGCTAACATAA
- the LOC115429436 gene encoding zinc finger protein 17-like isoform X2 — translation MDSGVLTAISKGDPLPLASLHLLVPPFQLISASMWQVLKNQDVINYWKVAEFVSLVVDMVPELLMYKHRTQLNLGLRAKYILELCRSEQHVEPDFILSHLEKISPQHTAVTDMKESEEEEAAAHFLELIQTLLKNTDDRRDFFLEVFPAEFGPQYEGDLQMLFWEFLCRLGQLLPVPDLEQTISWLGGESSVLKDGVYSVFEPTHMKNLLQHHKHLGHLEQHVPPSSMGNSILSSLSAAHSNRQTKPSDCESDPLQGLSEDTQPVTFVDDVAVEIITVTDYAEVELGANTDIEVVIGENFERTDSSTAAEHTLVVLPEEMTRNGEEGDAAEEKPLSGLTNTFHPEVKDDSLSSQNKISLGPHDCPDCEKKFKFASSLIAHRVIHTGERPHQCNECGRCFSFRQSLDRHRHTHKTGRRYDCIICGESFLSLSARTEHKQMHMKDGVYTCQQCHKKFSWELALARHIKTHIEQNANKSTEESEEGKEVVLTEENVVKALAPSETDCKVQADDTEVQRKECCISGTGGMAPQLVNEVISLVKVRTSGRKRKPTMKIQVINLQKSITSKRKMELAKTNPPVLKPLPFNSAEHSYGTPMVSPKEGDGSVTEDSSAAFSCPKCSYFHPEEEHVQQHIDKAHSAEAEDDKSSIQALTDEDGRFGCPDCDKSFKFQSLLKAHQRIHTGEQPFLCSQCGRRFSFKQSLERHKQTHKSGRKFECLICGEFFKSLVAQREHKSTHMENGEYLCSECGRAFAWKSALVRHLKTHGEDTDKAERLYKCPHCEQGFSCASYLSRHLQTHQEEKVHTCNCGKSFAYRAALTAHQRIHQKERPHVCAQCGKGFLYRGGLLSHMKIHSQEMPFMCSFCGKSFKRERNMKKHERCHTRENVFSCSQCDKSFVYKATLIRHELTHSGERPYLCSDCGKGFFSHAELLKHERFHTGHKPFQCPHCGKKFTQSCYLTIHLRYHTGVRPYSCSECDKSFLSANRLKRHQRTHSGEKPYLCVECGKGFRQSYHLKMHQRTHAIKLT, via the exons ATGGACTCGGGTGTCCTCACGGCCATTTCGAAAG GAGACCCTCTACCTCTGGCCTCACTGCACCTCCTGGTTCCTCCTTTTCAGCTAATATCAGCTTCCATGTGGCAAGTTCTGAAGAATCAAGATGTCATTAACTACTGGAAAGTGGCTGAATTTGTCTCTCTGGTGGTGGACATGGTCCCAGAGCTGCTCATGTACAAACACAGGACACAACTTAACCTGGGTTTAAGAGCAAAG TATATTCTTGAATTGTGTCGAAGTGAACAACATGTGGAACCTGACTTCATCCTATCTCACCTGGAAAAGATCAGTCCACAACATACAGCTGTGACAGAT ATGAAAGAATCAGAGGAGGAAGAAGCAGCAGCTCACTTTCTGGAGTTGATTCAGACTCTCCTAAAAAACACAGATGACAGACGAGACTTTTTCTTG GAGGTCTTCCCAGCAGAGTTTGGACCACAATATGAAGGTGATCTGCAGATGCTGTTTTGGGAGTTTCTCTGTCGACTAGGTCAGCTGTTGCCAGTTCCTGATCTTGAACAG ACTATTTCTTGGCTTGGAGGTGAATCCTCTGTCCTGAAGGATGGTGTATATTCTGTGTTTGAACCCACACACATGAAGAATTTGCTCCAGCACCACAAACACCTTGGACATTTGGAGCAGCATG TTCCTCCCTCCAGCATGGGAAACAGCATCCTGTCTTCTCTCTCTGCAGCTCActccaacagacagacaaaaccttCAGACTGCGAGTCAGATCCACTGCAGGGCCTCAGTGAGGACACACAACCTGTAACATTTGTAGATGATGTAGCAGTTGAAATCATCACAGTGACAGATTATGCAGAGGTAGAACTTGGTGCAAACACTGACATAGAAGTGGTGATAGGGGAAAATTTCGAGAGAACCGATTCTAGCACAGCAGCTGAGCACACATTGGTAGTGCTTCCTGAAGAGATGACCAGGAATGGGGAAGAAGGTGATGCTGCAGAGGAAAAACCATTAAGTGGTCTGACAAATACTTTCCACCCAGAGGTGAAGGATGACTCCCTGTCATCACAAAACAAAATCTCTTTGGGACCACACGACTGCCCAGACTGTGAAAAGAAATTCAAGTTTGCCTCTTCGCTAATTGCCCACAGGGTTATTCACACAGGTGAACGCCCCCACCAGTGCAATGAGTGTGGCCGCTGTTTTTCCTTCAGGCAGTCTCTTGACAGGCACAGACACACTCACAAAACAGGGCGTAGGTATGATTGCATTATATGTGGAGAATCCTTCCTCTCCCTGTCAGCCCGCACAGAGCACAAGCAAATGCACATGAAAGATGGAGTCTACACATGCCAACAGTGCCATAAGAAATTCAGCTGGGAGCTGGCACTTGCGAGACACATAAAAACTCACATAGAGCAAAATGCAAACAAGTCCACAGAGGAGAGTGAAGAGGGAAAAGAGGTGGTTTTGACTGAAGAAAATGTAGTCAAAGCTCTTGCACCTTCAGAAACTGACTGTAAGGTACAGGCAGATGATACAGAGGTACAGAGAAAGGAGTGTTGCATCTCGGGGACTGGAGGAATGGCCCCTCAACTTGTCAATGAAGTCATTTCCTTGGTCAAGGTTCGCACAAGTGGTCGCAAACGCAAACCAACCATGAAGATCCAAGTAATAAATTTGCAAAAGAGCATCACCAGTAAGAGAAAGATGGAACTGGCCAAAACAAACCCACCTGTGCTGAAACCATTACCTTTTAATAG TGCAGAGCATTCCTATGGTACTCCCATGGTCTCACCAAAGGAAGGTGAT GGTTCCGTGACTGAAGACTCATCTGCTGCGTTTTCCTGTCCTAAGTGCTcctatttccatccagaggaagAGCATGTCCAGCAGCATATTGACAAGGCCcactctgctgaggctgaggaTGACAAATCATCCATACAGGCCCTTACAGATGAAGACGGACGTTTCGGTTGTCCTGACTGTGACAAAAGCTTCAAGTTTCAGTCTTTACTCAAAGCCCATCAGCGTATCCACACAGGTGAGCAGCCGTTCCTCtgctcccagtgtggacggcgtTTCTCTTTCAAACAGTCACTGGAGAGGCACAAGCAGACGCACAAGTCAGGACGCAAGTTTGAGTGTTTGATCTGTGGGGAGTTCTTCAAGTCCCTGGTGGCTCAGAGGGAGCATAAGAGCACCCACATGGAGAACGGTGAGTACCTATGTTCCGAGTGTGGCCGGGCCTTCGCGTGGAAGTCTGCATTAGTGAGGCACCTGAAGACTCACGGTGAAGACACTGACAAGGCAGAGCGTTTGTACAAATGCCCGCACTGTGAGCAGGGCTTCAGCTGTGCCAGCTACCTCAGCAGGCATCTCCAGACTCATCAGGAAGAAAAAGTGCACACATGCAACTGTGGAAAGAGTTTTGCCTACCGAGCTGCTCTCACAGCACACCAACGCATCCATCAAAAAGAGCGGCCTCATGTTTGCGCACAATGTGGCAAAGGATTCCTCTACCGGGGCGGTCTGCTGAGCCACATGAAGATACATTCACAGGAAATGCCCTTCATGTGTTCCTTCTGTGGCAAGAGCTTCAAGAGAGAACGCAACATGAAGAAGCATGAGCGTTGCCACACCAGGGAAAACGTCTTTAGCTGCTCGCAGTGTGACAAAAGTTTTGTCTACAAGGCAACGTTAATCAGACATGAGCTGACACATTCAGGTGAGAGGCCTTACCTCTGCTCCGACTGTGGGAAAGGCTTTTTTTCCCATGCTGAACTTCTGAAGCATGAACGTTTCCACACTGGCCACAAGCCTTTCCAGTGCCCCCACTGTGGCAAGAAGTTCACTCAGTCCTGCTACCTAACCATCCACCTGCGCTACCACACTGGAGTCCGCCCATACTCCTGCTCTGAGTGTGACAAGAGCTTCCTTAGTGCCAACCGCCTGAAAAGACACCAAAGAACACATTCAGGTGAAAAACCATACCTGTGTGTAGAATGTGGCAAAGGGTTCCGGCAGTCCTATCATCTCAAAATGCATCAAAGGACACATGCCATAAAGCTAACATAA